Proteins encoded together in one Thermococcus barophilus MP window:
- a CDS encoding DUF257 family protein — protein sequence MKIMLGRIWDSLKFGETVLLEHSATTPTALGLCHLIKWAKGKEYDVLIDDILDSLYLYKMHMKLSGCGDEILDNVRVIKTGGRLEVGKVIERLSIKEPVIQEQEYRRVFGPLLEETKVVNPVVGFEKLLLLTNSKREIITTLNNILSFVGDERRIAFYFINVDVLESITPRVLPLLEEIATTVVRITKDGRSFRFAVVKSINNEIDGMEIKV from the coding sequence ATGAAGATAATGCTTGGGAGGATTTGGGACAGCCTCAAGTTTGGAGAAACTGTCTTGTTAGAGCATTCTGCAACAACCCCCACTGCTCTGGGGTTGTGCCACCTGATAAAATGGGCTAAAGGAAAGGAGTATGACGTATTGATAGATGACATTCTCGACTCTCTTTACCTGTACAAGATGCACATGAAACTCTCTGGATGTGGAGACGAAATCTTGGACAATGTTAGAGTTATCAAAACCGGCGGCAGGCTGGAGGTTGGAAAAGTCATCGAAAGGCTCTCAATAAAAGAGCCGGTAATTCAGGAGCAGGAGTATAGGAGGGTCTTTGGTCCTCTGTTGGAAGAGACAAAAGTTGTTAATCCAGTTGTGGGCTTTGAGAAATTGCTTCTTCTGACTAATTCCAAGAGGGAAATCATAACGACCCTAAATAACATTCTCTCCTTTGTTGGGGATGAGAGAAGGATAGCGTTTTACTTCATAAATGTTGACGTGCTGGAGAGCATAACTCCAAGGGTTTTGCCATTGCTGGAGGAAATTGCAACGACCGTTGTTAGGATAACGAAAGACGGAAGGAGCTTCAGATTTGCAGTTGTGAAGTCCATAAACAACGAAATTGACGGCATGGAGATAAAAGTGTAG
- the nuoI gene encoding NADH-quinone oxidoreductase subunit NuoI: MEEIDFKVAPESKIKKKPSYIKPWLGLKYLFKKPVTIKIPYEKTQIAEKYRGFHSLDWKKCIGCNFCGQICPARAIEMTWIEVNGKAEKRPHPKIDYGRCTFCQFCVDVCPTGALGFVSNYMLTTEWREEELLLYDWVPIHPDKIKEINEKYPDYRFPVSKIEFNKETKEVTYYLRDGEVFKFRILGYGVRPPAAAKPKPAAPKTGEAKKEQG, encoded by the coding sequence ATGGAAGAGATTGATTTTAAGGTTGCACCTGAGAGCAAAATCAAGAAAAAACCCTCATATATTAAGCCTTGGCTTGGGTTAAAGTACCTCTTCAAAAAGCCCGTGACAATCAAAATACCCTATGAGAAAACTCAAATCGCTGAAAAATACAGAGGATTCCATTCACTTGACTGGAAAAAGTGCATTGGCTGTAACTTCTGTGGCCAGATATGCCCGGCGAGGGCAATTGAGATGACATGGATTGAAGTTAACGGCAAAGCTGAAAAGAGACCGCATCCGAAGATTGATTATGGAAGATGCACCTTCTGCCAGTTCTGTGTGGATGTTTGTCCAACGGGGGCACTTGGCTTTGTCTCAAATTACATGCTTACAACGGAATGGAGAGAAGAGGAACTGTTGCTTTATGACTGGGTTCCTATTCATCCCGACAAAATCAAAGAAATCAACGAAAAGTATCCGGACTATAGATTTCCAGTTTCAAAAATTGAATTCAACAAGGAGACCAAAGAGGTAACATACTACCTCAGGGATGGCGAGGTGTTCAAGTTTAGGATTCTTGGCTATGGAGTTAGACCACCGGCAGCAGCTAAGCCCAAACCAGCAGCTCCAAAAACAGGAGAAGCAAAGAAAGAGCAGGGTTGA
- a CDS encoding NADH-quinone oxidoreductase subunit K, translating into MISAYYFGAISLILIGLYAVLTKRNLLKILVGLSIMETGVNLLLISVGYVSGRTAPILTEGATPQTTVDPIPQALVLTAIVIGVATMALALTVAINLYEKYKTLDIEKIRGLRG; encoded by the coding sequence ATGATCAGTGCCTATTACTTCGGAGCAATCTCACTCATTTTGATTGGGCTTTATGCTGTTTTGACAAAGAGGAATCTGCTTAAAATCCTCGTAGGACTTAGCATAATGGAGACTGGTGTGAACTTGCTCCTAATAAGCGTTGGATATGTAAGCGGTAGAACTGCACCTATTCTAACGGAAGGAGCAACACCTCAAACGACAGTCGATCCAATACCGCAGGCACTTGTTCTCACGGCAATTGTTATTGGAGTCGCAACCATGGCTTTAGCTTTAACCGTTGCTATAAACCTCTACGAGAAGTACAAGACTTTGGATATCGAAAAGATTAGGGGGTTGAGAGGATGA
- a CDS encoding NADH-quinone oxidoreductase subunit C — protein sequence MTMKEQEIVEMILKKAPYAEGKVRRERRIEFKVPADRIRDFLTLMKESGFELMLQITPVDWIKEGEIELIYQIWSVTHKIHAMVKTRIPRELEKARMPTVKDIYPAAETYERDAHEFFGVYFEGNEKMEMPWILDDTERGTYPLRKDFDMLSYVKKKYKILDRFDENKDNYVI from the coding sequence ATGACCATGAAGGAGCAGGAAATTGTTGAGATGATCCTTAAAAAAGCTCCATATGCAGAGGGGAAGGTTAGAAGAGAGCGGAGGATTGAATTTAAAGTTCCAGCAGATAGGATAAGAGATTTTTTGACCCTAATGAAAGAGAGTGGGTTTGAACTCATGCTCCAGATAACACCGGTCGATTGGATCAAAGAGGGAGAGATTGAGCTTATATACCAGATATGGAGTGTTACCCACAAAATTCATGCAATGGTCAAAACAAGGATTCCAAGGGAGCTTGAGAAGGCAAGAATGCCAACTGTCAAGGACATTTATCCAGCCGCTGAAACATATGAGAGAGATGCACATGAATTCTTTGGAGTCTACTTTGAGGGAAATGAAAAGATGGAAATGCCTTGGATACTTGACGACACTGAGCGTGGAACTTATCCACTTAGAAAAGACTTTGACATGCTGAGCTATGTCAAAAAGAAGTACAAAATCCTTGACAGGTTTGATGAGAACAAAGACAATTATGTGATTTGA
- a CDS encoding Na(+)/H(+) antiporter subunit B translates to MVKRVLAIILILITGYWLANALAQVPFGADKMLVGKYYLENVKEQTGAVNAVTAVVVNYRGLDTLGEVTVLFIAATGVAALLWRKKRERTAKSEGSVVLQTGSKLLLPFIMLFGAYIFIHGHLTPGGGFPGGATIATAFLMLYLAFREYEIPHNVFEPLEGLAGMGYVAVGLIGLIIGGYFLFDWIWQTWQLGHANIGRLFSAGFIPIIYTLIGLKVGTELTGIVDNMVKEPKEGGQ, encoded by the coding sequence ATGGTGAAGAGGGTACTGGCTATCATCCTTATACTGATTACTGGATACTGGCTTGCAAATGCACTTGCTCAGGTTCCCTTTGGTGCTGATAAGATGCTCGTTGGAAAGTATTACCTTGAGAATGTGAAGGAACAGACTGGTGCCGTAAATGCCGTTACAGCTGTTGTCGTTAACTACAGAGGTCTCGATACACTTGGTGAGGTCACTGTTCTGTTCATAGCAGCTACAGGGGTTGCTGCTCTGCTCTGGAGGAAGAAAAGGGAGAGAACAGCCAAGAGCGAAGGCAGTGTTGTCCTCCAGACCGGTTCAAAACTGCTGTTGCCATTCATAATGCTCTTCGGTGCTTACATATTCATTCATGGTCACTTAACACCGGGAGGAGGATTTCCAGGTGGGGCAACAATTGCAACTGCATTCTTAATGCTCTACTTAGCGTTCAGGGAGTATGAAATTCCGCACAACGTCTTTGAGCCTCTTGAAGGTTTGGCTGGAATGGGATACGTTGCAGTTGGTCTTATTGGCTTGATAATTGGTGGGTACTTCCTCTTTGATTGGATATGGCAAACGTGGCAACTCGGTCATGCCAACATAGGGAGGCTCTTCAGTGCTGGCTTCATACCGATAATCTACACGCTGATTGGTCTCAAGGTTGGAACCGAGCTTACTGGAATCGTTGACAACATGGTTAAAGAGCCCAAGGAGGGAGGGCAATGA
- a CDS encoding PD-(D/E)XK nuclease family protein — MMRALVTLTPPESKRLIAKAVVALDEVQYALKHGFVYIATGTTAAYIAEEILGKKIEKEKWTVGVISKGRTCVTPKKTWPKHLVLYKGKPFEGDPVEALKEMGPEDVFIKGANAIDPNWNVAVFAAAPDGGTIGRTFGWTITKGVLTITPISLEKFVPTPVEYSAKITGIHSFDWGTGLYSALVPIPHAVPVTEVEAYDILANVDAIPIAAGGAGGAEGSVTLVLEGDDEDMKKAKEITKQIKGEPYLKPYTENCENCPFAKICGIGSGAF, encoded by the coding sequence ATGATGAGAGCGCTGGTGACTCTTACTCCTCCAGAAAGCAAGCGCTTAATTGCCAAAGCGGTTGTTGCCTTAGATGAAGTTCAATATGCATTAAAGCACGGCTTTGTTTACATTGCAACAGGTACTACAGCGGCATACATTGCAGAGGAGATTTTGGGGAAGAAAATTGAGAAGGAGAAGTGGACTGTTGGAGTTATAAGCAAAGGGAGAACATGTGTCACGCCGAAGAAAACCTGGCCCAAGCATCTTGTCCTCTACAAAGGGAAACCCTTTGAAGGCGATCCAGTGGAGGCGCTGAAAGAGATGGGACCAGAAGATGTTTTCATTAAAGGGGCAAACGCAATTGATCCGAACTGGAACGTCGCAGTTTTCGCAGCAGCTCCAGATGGAGGAACAATAGGCAGGACATTTGGGTGGACAATAACAAAAGGCGTCTTAACGATTACCCCAATAAGCCTTGAGAAGTTTGTTCCAACTCCCGTTGAATACAGTGCAAAAATAACAGGAATTCACTCATTTGATTGGGGAACTGGGCTTTACTCTGCACTGGTGCCAATTCCCCATGCAGTTCCAGTAACTGAGGTTGAAGCATATGACATCTTGGCTAACGTTGATGCAATTCCAATAGCTGCTGGAGGAGCGGGAGGAGCAGAAGGGAGCGTAACTTTGGTTTTGGAAGGTGACGATGAGGACATGAAGAAAGCCAAGGAAATCACGAAGCAGATAAAGGGAGAACCCTACCTTAAGCCTTACACTGAGAACTGTGAGAACTGTCCATTTGCAAAAATCTGTGGAATCGGAAGCGGAGCTTTTTAG
- a CDS encoding NADH-quinone oxidoreductase subunit D: protein MVSQSELIKEARENGMDLLPLDKDTYELFFGPQHMATENFSIILKMDGHRVVKAIANPGFLHRGFEKLAELRPWYTNIALLLRICVPEPDVPEMIYSMAVEEIMGWEVPERAQWIRTVVLEMARVSAYLFWTMGMAFKLGVYTAGQWAAAYRERFMALFEELTGARVYHIYTIPGGVRRDIPGDKWLRQLKDTVEYVKSKLPDFDHLIFENYITFRRMEGIGVMDKKFALEEGVTGPNLRATGVPYDVRRADPYLLYPELDFEVPVLKEGDALSRALIRRYELEQDLYILEQLLEMGPPSGPYKIQDPRLKNLPRFKVPAGDAFAHVESTKGDFGAYVVSDGGNKPYRVQIRGPSIAHGIRVLEQLLVGARIADVPVILVSLDNCPPDIDR, encoded by the coding sequence ATGGTTTCACAAAGTGAATTGATTAAAGAAGCGAGAGAAAACGGTATGGATCTGTTGCCTCTGGATAAAGACACCTATGAATTATTCTTCGGTCCCCAGCACATGGCAACCGAAAACTTCAGCATAATTCTGAAGATGGATGGTCACAGGGTTGTTAAGGCGATAGCAAATCCTGGCTTTTTGCATAGAGGCTTTGAAAAATTAGCGGAGCTCAGACCGTGGTACACAAACATTGCCCTACTCCTGAGAATCTGCGTTCCCGAACCGGATGTCCCCGAGATGATATATTCCATGGCAGTTGAGGAGATAATGGGATGGGAAGTTCCCGAAAGGGCGCAGTGGATAAGAACTGTTGTACTTGAAATGGCAAGGGTCTCTGCTTATCTCTTCTGGACAATGGGTATGGCATTTAAACTTGGTGTCTACACTGCAGGTCAATGGGCTGCAGCATACAGAGAGAGGTTTATGGCACTCTTCGAAGAGCTAACTGGAGCAAGAGTTTATCACATCTACACGATTCCTGGAGGAGTTAGAAGAGATATCCCTGGAGATAAGTGGCTCCGCCAACTGAAGGATACTGTTGAATACGTAAAGAGCAAGCTGCCTGATTTTGACCATTTAATATTCGAGAACTACATAACATTTAGAAGAATGGAAGGTATCGGCGTTATGGATAAAAAATTTGCGTTAGAGGAAGGTGTGACCGGGCCAAACCTGAGAGCCACTGGAGTGCCGTATGATGTAAGAAGAGCTGATCCATACCTCCTTTATCCAGAACTTGACTTTGAGGTTCCTGTGTTAAAAGAAGGAGATGCTCTATCAAGGGCTTTGATCAGGAGGTATGAGCTTGAACAGGATCTCTACATTCTTGAGCAGCTCCTTGAAATGGGGCCACCAAGCGGACCTTATAAGATCCAAGATCCGAGGCTGAAGAACTTACCGAGGTTCAAAGTTCCAGCGGGCGATGCTTTTGCCCATGTTGAATCTACAAAAGGAGACTTTGGCGCATATGTGGTTAGTGATGGGGGTAACAAACCATACAGAGTGCAGATAAGAGGACCGAGCATTGCCCATGGTATCAGAGTCCTTGAACAGCTGTTAGTCGGGGCGAGAATAGCAGATGTTCCAGTCATATTGGTTAGCCTTGATAACTGTCCACCCGACATTGACAGGTGA
- a CDS encoding DUF4040 domain-containing protein, with protein sequence MNCVQCIEYLIVILMIVSAIFAVEWRDLLAAVVGMAAVSLFASIAFFLLQAPDVAMVEAAIGAAMSAAVFIFAIKRTERYESEEEGTGWWVRW encoded by the coding sequence ATTAATTGTGTTCAATGTATTGAGTATCTAATTGTCATCCTCATGATAGTTTCAGCAATTTTCGCAGTAGAGTGGAGGGATTTATTGGCAGCAGTGGTTGGAATGGCTGCAGTGAGCTTATTCGCGTCAATCGCTTTCTTCCTGCTCCAAGCTCCAGATGTTGCCATGGTTGAGGCAGCTATAGGTGCAGCAATGAGCGCTGCCGTGTTTATCTTTGCAATAAAGAGGACCGAGAGGTATGAGAGCGAGGAAGAAGGAACAGGGTGGTGGGTTAGATGGTGA
- a CDS encoding respiratory chain complex I subunit 1 family protein — protein sequence MLETVLKAFLILLYATFVGFMFMGIIRIVTARIHRRVGPPIYQPILDTIKLLSKKSNITHGLIYDFGIIYALGATILALMFIPLGSISILRAYGDLILITFLLEIPMLGIMFAAMSSGNPWAGLGAQRALLTLLAIQVPLGFAIVALAEFYGTFSTYQIVMAQQSMGWSITHLPLLLAAIAYDIVLQAMFGKEPFDIMIAPGEISLGPMVEFGGKHMGILQIQHAIALFAETLFFSNIFLGGAVITAFASPILNTIASLAVLLIKQIAVLMIAIFIGAIFPRFTIDQAARFYWKWPTIIAATGAILAAL from the coding sequence ATGCTCGAAACAGTCTTGAAAGCGTTTTTAATCCTGCTTTATGCAACTTTTGTAGGTTTCATGTTCATGGGAATAATTAGGATTGTCACTGCAAGAATTCACAGAAGAGTTGGGCCGCCAATTTATCAGCCTATCCTTGATACAATAAAGCTCCTTTCGAAGAAGAGCAACATAACACACGGACTCATCTATGACTTTGGAATCATCTATGCATTAGGAGCAACAATACTCGCCCTGATGTTCATACCCCTTGGAAGCATAAGCATCCTCAGGGCATATGGTGACTTAATCCTCATCACATTCCTCCTTGAAATCCCAATGCTTGGCATAATGTTTGCCGCCATGAGCTCCGGTAACCCTTGGGCTGGCTTAGGAGCACAGAGAGCTTTACTTACGCTGCTGGCAATTCAAGTTCCATTAGGTTTTGCAATAGTAGCCTTGGCAGAATTCTACGGAACATTCAGCACTTACCAGATAGTGATGGCTCAGCAGAGCATGGGATGGAGCATAACCCATCTGCCCCTGCTCTTGGCGGCAATAGCCTATGACATCGTTCTGCAGGCAATGTTTGGTAAAGAGCCATTTGACATCATGATTGCTCCGGGTGAAATCTCATTGGGTCCAATGGTTGAATTTGGGGGCAAGCACATGGGAATCCTCCAGATACAGCATGCTATAGCACTCTTCGCTGAAACATTATTCTTCTCAAATATATTCCTCGGGGGTGCAGTTATCACGGCATTTGCAAGCCCAATCCTCAACACCATAGCGAGCTTAGCAGTGCTCTTGATCAAGCAAATTGCAGTGCTGATGATTGCCATATTCATCGGGGCAATATTCCCAAGATTCACAATCGACCAAGCTGCAAGATTCTACTGGAAGTGGCCAACCATAATAGCGGCTACGGGAGCTATATTAGCAGCTCTGTGA
- a CDS encoding proton-conducting transporter transmembrane domain-containing protein: MINELMIIIFAPLLAGVLAWLLDIKGVREGLGVIGAALPLAYLIQAYQTLGTQSSIQYSILLAGFKFEFLLYQINWIFAMIAGVVGFAAVLGMVSTARDSYEWLFALMSLTGVYGVFLADDLASFFIFWEIMTFGSFMMVLKYNRKASLKYFLLSVFGAYAMLIAIGIIYAKVGALDFATIQQAFYQDAMRGTFGADTLFSRNDMLLVFGLFLVAFGVKAGMFPLHVWAPDAYSETNQSYTAMFSGVLSKAGVYGMLVIYILLGTRLVYQFGRIGAAPKFGYIIALLGGLTIIVGGLLAALQEDIRKLFAYSSISQIGYILVGIGVGTALSIEAAIYHAISHALFKGLFFLIVATIVLRTGKTEFKDMGGLAEKMPITFAMAFVAILSLAGIPPLVGFASKWLLFEAVIHENMPILGGMIFFGSAIGFVYLIRFTYAVWFGQRPTELDDTKDAPLPLAIAMGILALLNVVFGIAPGLVAKELNKIFGKEVIGGTIYELNLGFGRYNGLFITIWLVVGIVIAAIIYFLGAKVRKVPVTDTYQAGNPVTMEYNLTIRRNFFLPLKETLAFWLRMSFDRLYQDIGNWVEDLAETLRHYVYNGNVQAYAWYLAIILLILALWGV, translated from the coding sequence ATGATCAACGAGCTCATGATAATAATTTTCGCACCATTGTTGGCTGGAGTTCTGGCATGGTTGCTTGACATCAAGGGAGTCAGAGAAGGCTTGGGAGTCATTGGTGCTGCACTCCCCTTGGCATATCTCATCCAGGCATATCAGACCTTAGGAACCCAATCGAGCATCCAGTATTCAATACTCCTCGCAGGATTCAAGTTTGAGTTCCTCCTCTATCAAATCAACTGGATATTTGCAATGATTGCTGGAGTTGTAGGCTTTGCCGCAGTGCTGGGAATGGTATCCACAGCAAGGGACAGCTACGAGTGGCTGTTTGCTTTGATGAGCCTAACAGGTGTCTATGGAGTATTCCTTGCTGATGATCTGGCGAGCTTTTTCATCTTCTGGGAAATAATGACATTTGGATCATTTATGATGGTGCTCAAGTACAACAGGAAAGCCTCTCTTAAATACTTCCTGCTCAGCGTCTTTGGAGCCTACGCCATGCTCATAGCAATAGGTATTATCTATGCAAAGGTTGGCGCTTTAGACTTCGCGACAATTCAACAGGCGTTTTATCAAGACGCCATGAGGGGAACTTTTGGAGCTGATACCCTCTTCAGCAGAAATGATATGCTGCTGGTCTTTGGGCTGTTCCTTGTAGCATTTGGTGTCAAGGCTGGAATGTTCCCGCTTCATGTATGGGCGCCTGATGCGTACAGCGAAACCAACCAGAGCTATACGGCAATGTTCAGCGGTGTTTTAAGCAAAGCTGGAGTTTATGGAATGCTTGTGATATACATTCTCCTTGGAACAAGGCTTGTTTATCAATTTGGAAGAATTGGTGCAGCTCCAAAGTTCGGCTATATAATAGCCCTTCTTGGAGGTCTCACCATAATAGTCGGTGGTCTTTTAGCTGCTCTGCAGGAAGACATTAGAAAGCTCTTCGCTTATTCAAGCATAAGTCAGATTGGATATATCCTTGTAGGTATAGGAGTTGGAACAGCACTGAGCATTGAAGCTGCAATCTATCACGCAATAAGTCACGCACTCTTCAAGGGGCTCTTCTTCCTCATAGTGGCAACGATAGTGCTGAGAACCGGTAAGACAGAGTTTAAAGACATGGGCGGTTTAGCTGAAAAGATGCCGATAACCTTTGCAATGGCATTCGTTGCAATCCTTAGCTTAGCTGGAATTCCCCCACTCGTTGGATTTGCAAGCAAGTGGCTGCTCTTTGAAGCAGTAATTCACGAGAACATGCCAATCCTTGGTGGCATGATCTTCTTCGGCAGTGCGATAGGTTTCGTTTACCTAATCAGGTTCACCTATGCGGTGTGGTTCGGTCAGAGACCCACAGAGTTGGATGACACGAAGGATGCTCCGCTTCCGCTTGCAATAGCTATGGGAATTCTTGCATTGCTCAACGTTGTCTTTGGAATTGCACCGGGCTTAGTCGCTAAAGAGCTCAACAAGATATTTGGCAAGGAGGTCATTGGGGGAACTATATACGAGCTTAACCTCGGCTTTGGTAGATACAATGGTCTGTTCATTACAATATGGCTTGTAGTTGGCATAGTGATTGCTGCAATAATCTACTTCCTCGGAGCAAAGGTGAGGAAAGTCCCGGTTACAGACACCTACCAAGCAGGTAATCCCGTAACAATGGAGTACAACTTAACAATCAGAAGAAACTTTTTCCTTCCATTGAAGGAAACCCTGGCATTCTGGCTCAGAATGAGTTTTGACAGGCTTTATCAGGACATTGGAAACTGGGTTGAAGACTTGGCAGAAACACTGAGGCACTATGTGTACAATGGGAATGTTCAAGCCTACGCTTGGTATCTGGCGATAATTCTGTTAATCCTTGCATTATGGGGGGTGTGA
- the mnhG gene encoding monovalent cation/H(+) antiporter subunit G: protein MIAEIVGEFLVLFGTIFYFLSSLGLIRMPDVYNRMQTATKSATLGSLGVIIGVGIWAIGYVGSYAWLPKTLVIAVFLLLTNPISAHALIRAAYKSGIPLWEGSIVDKYGEYLKKEKEASEETKEGEQ, encoded by the coding sequence ATGATCGCGGAAATTGTTGGGGAGTTTTTAGTTCTCTTTGGAACGATATTCTACTTCCTGTCATCTCTTGGTCTTATCAGAATGCCCGATGTTTACAACAGAATGCAGACTGCAACTAAGAGTGCTACACTTGGTTCACTTGGCGTCATCATTGGAGTTGGCATTTGGGCAATTGGATATGTTGGTTCCTATGCATGGCTCCCAAAAACCCTCGTGATTGCAGTGTTTCTGCTGTTAACTAACCCGATAAGTGCACATGCATTAATCAGAGCGGCATATAAGAGCGGAATTCCCCTGTGGGAAGGCAGCATTGTTGATAAGTACGGGGAGTATCTAAAAAAGGAGAAAGAGGCTTCTGAGGAGACAAAGGAGGGAGAGCAATGA
- a CDS encoding proton-conducting transporter transmembrane domain-containing protein: protein MMQYASLLIALPLFSAFLVPLIKRAGKKVILYYLSLVTLIQTGIAAWVFKEVYTTGKPIIVIAGGFKPPVGINLYIGHFAALFILIIAIVSFFMTVFSIKAIAVEPIDKYAMLFLLLMLGSTGMIATGDIFNLFVFMEITAISAYALTGYNKTGEASEAAMKYIVLGGIGSSFFLVGIALLYGSLGTLNLAQIAMLASKINPTVAQAALALLVFGLAVEAELFPLNAWAPDAYQASPHPVTVMFSAFVVKAGIYAMIRIVYLFKDTQAFMGILSLLLILGTLTVIVGELSALRQTNVKRMLAYSSIAQIGLIAVGFGVATPQAIDAAVFHMLNHAIVKTLMFLAVGYVAVKFGSPQIENFRGLGKRMPLTAFAITVGAISIVGIPLFNIFWSKFKLLLAALQVGKTGIVALILGASLVEAVYYFRLLHLMWFEEGKGEKVEEDLALGVIMLLLVALIVVIGVYPDFVWGIVQKASADLYDVAQYVKNVPLLQGVSP from the coding sequence ATGATGCAGTACGCTTCACTTCTCATAGCTTTACCTCTCTTCAGTGCATTCCTCGTTCCGCTTATTAAGAGGGCAGGCAAAAAAGTCATCTTGTATTACCTGAGTTTAGTAACTCTAATCCAGACAGGGATAGCAGCTTGGGTCTTCAAGGAGGTTTACACAACCGGAAAGCCGATAATAGTCATTGCTGGTGGATTTAAGCCACCCGTTGGAATAAACCTCTATATTGGACACTTTGCAGCACTGTTTATCCTAATTATCGCAATAGTGAGCTTTTTCATGACAGTGTTCAGCATTAAAGCGATTGCTGTTGAACCAATTGACAAATATGCGATGCTGTTCCTTCTCTTGATGCTCGGTTCAACTGGAATGATCGCAACAGGGGATATATTCAACCTCTTCGTATTCATGGAGATCACAGCCATCAGCGCTTATGCCCTGACGGGTTATAACAAGACCGGAGAAGCCAGCGAAGCTGCAATGAAGTATATAGTTCTGGGTGGTATTGGTTCAAGCTTCTTCTTGGTTGGTATAGCATTGCTCTACGGGAGCTTAGGTACATTAAACTTAGCGCAAATTGCCATGCTTGCTTCAAAGATCAATCCTACAGTGGCTCAGGCAGCATTGGCATTGCTTGTCTTTGGATTGGCAGTTGAAGCCGAACTATTTCCGCTTAACGCTTGGGCACCAGATGCTTATCAGGCATCCCCTCATCCAGTAACAGTAATGTTTTCAGCCTTTGTCGTTAAAGCCGGCATATATGCAATGATCAGAATTGTCTATCTCTTTAAGGATACCCAGGCATTTATGGGAATACTCAGTCTGCTCCTAATACTCGGTACCCTCACAGTCATTGTCGGTGAGCTTTCTGCACTGAGGCAAACAAACGTTAAGAGAATGCTTGCCTACTCGAGTATAGCTCAGATTGGTCTCATAGCAGTGGGCTTTGGAGTTGCAACGCCTCAAGCCATTGATGCTGCCGTATTCCACATGCTCAACCATGCAATAGTCAAAACATTGATGTTCTTGGCTGTTGGCTATGTTGCAGTAAAATTTGGAAGCCCACAAATAGAAAACTTCCGAGGTTTGGGGAAGAGAATGCCACTAACTGCTTTTGCCATCACAGTTGGAGCAATAAGCATTGTAGGAATACCACTGTTCAACATATTCTGGAGCAAGTTCAAGCTCTTACTCGCAGCACTTCAAGTGGGGAAGACTGGCATAGTGGCATTAATTCTTGGTGCAAGTCTGGTTGAGGCGGTTTATTACTTTAGATTGCTCCACTTAATGTGGTTTGAAGAAGGGAAGGGAGAAAAAGTTGAGGAGGACTTGGCGTTGGGTGTCATAATGCTCCTGTTAGTTGCTCTAATAGTTGTCATAGGAGTTTATCCAGATTTCGTATGGGGAATCGTTCAGAAGGCATCGGCTGATCTTTATGATGTGGCTCAATATGTCAAAAATGTTCCCCTTCTGCAGGGGGTGAGCCCATGA
- a CDS encoding NuoB/complex I 20 kDa subunit family protein, whose amino-acid sequence MVDWRLFEPLFEFARKRSLWIVAFCTGCGGIEMPPLMTSRYDLERFGMMPNPAPRMADLFLITGYVTPKTLKRIIITYEMQPDPKYVMAHGSCPLNGGIYWDAYNAIKHLDKYIPVDVYIAGCMPRPEAVMDGIKKIMEMIENGTADGWKRYKENYEYYKKNQDELFGEGWREKEARKWIPWLMDKRREE is encoded by the coding sequence ATGGTAGACTGGCGTTTATTTGAACCTCTCTTTGAATTCGCGAGAAAGAGAAGTCTGTGGATTGTGGCATTTTGTACAGGATGCGGTGGAATAGAGATGCCGCCTTTAATGACCTCAAGATACGACCTCGAAAGATTTGGTATGATGCCAAATCCAGCCCCAAGAATGGCAGATCTGTTCCTTATTACTGGATATGTGACTCCAAAGACGCTGAAGAGAATAATAATTACGTATGAAATGCAGCCTGATCCGAAATACGTGATGGCTCACGGTTCATGTCCGTTGAATGGAGGTATCTACTGGGATGCATACAATGCAATCAAGCATCTTGATAAGTACATTCCAGTGGATGTTTACATAGCCGGTTGCATGCCAAGGCCAGAGGCAGTAATGGATGGGATCAAAAAGATCATGGAGATGATCGAAAACGGAACTGCAGATGGGTGGAAAAGATACAAGGAGAACTATGAATACTACAAGAAAAACCAAGATGAGCTGTTTGGAGAGGGATGGCGTGAGAAAGAGGCGAGAAAATGGATACCATGGCTGATGGACAAGAGGAGGGAGGAATGA